In a genomic window of Erigeron canadensis isolate Cc75 chromosome 5, C_canadensis_v1, whole genome shotgun sequence:
- the LOC122601542 gene encoding uncharacterized protein LOC122601542 has protein sequence MHPDDEDKTAFYTAEGIFCYKKMPFGLKNAGATYQRLVDKAFGGQIGRNLEVYVDDMVIKSRNEEDMVLDVEETFRTLRFINMKLNPKKCSFGVEEGQFLGHVITKEGFKADPEKIKDIQNMKAPQALKEVQSLNEEAQKAFIELKEYLCQLPTMTAPTPGETLQMYLAASSETISAVLITSRKGVQQSIYYVSRVLQAPETRYPEIEKLTLALIHAARRLRRYFQAHPIQVLTDKPIKQVLTRPKVSGRLAKWAVELGEHEIEFKPRNSIKGQILADFLAEVLTVETKNKRKAESWVKEEQPELPEDGTVWKLFTDGASSADGSGAGLILTSPEGQEFTYALRFEFKASNNVAKYEALLAGLRIAIQMKVEHIHACIDSQIVAFQVDGTYEAKEPAMRKYLEKVRQIRQKFKTFRIQNISRSQNKIADALSKLASTSFAHLTKEVLVETLKKSSIEEELVVAPIEEEKQNWMTPIIEYLTSGLLPADKEEARKIRIKAPQYTFREEGLYRKSYMGPLLRCVGPNQAKAIIQEIHQGCCGSHAGPRMVVAKITKMGYYWPSMHKDTVNEIQPCESCQIHATVPKAPKNELIPVTSAWPFLKWGIDIVGPFPQAPEKLKFLVVAVDYFTKWVEAKPLVTISRKQIEKFVWEQVVTRFGIPQVIVSDNGKQFSQGIFPQFCKNLEIQQSFTSVAHPQANGQVEAMNKQLVHGIKTRLGRCQNGWLDELHQVLWASRTTPKTSNGETPFSLVYGSEAMMPAEACVPTFLRFNDEKENEDQLCQNLNLLEERGRSPSSKKQPTRHK, from the exons ATGCACCCAGACGATGAGGATAAAACTGCTTTTTATACTGCTGAAGGAATTTTTTGCTACAAGAAGATGCCTTTTGGATTAAAGAATGCTGGTGCAACATATCAAAGATTGGTGGATAAAGCATTTGGTGGACAAATCGGAAGAAACCTGGAGGTCTATGTGGATGATATGGTAATCAAAAGTAGAAATGAAGAGGACATGGTATTGGATGTCGAAGAAACCTTCCGAACCCTCCGATTTATCAATATGAAGTTAAACCCCAAGAAGTGTTCATTTGGGGTGGAAGAAGGCCAATTTTTGGGGCATGTCATTACAAAGGAAGGATTCAAGGCAGACCCAGAGAAAATCAAAGACATTCAAAACATGAAGGCTCCGCAGGCTCTTAAAGAGGTCCAAAGCCTCAATG AGGAGGCTCAAAAAGCATTTATAGAGTTAAAGGAGTACCTTTGTCAATTACCAACAATGACAGCCCCTACACCAGGCGAAACCTTGCAAATGTACCTCGCAGCATCAAGTGAGACTATAAGTGCAGTATTGATAACTAGCAGAAAAGGAGTGCAACAGTCAATATACTATGTCAGTAGAGTTTTGCAAGCACCAGAAACAAGGTATCCAGAAATCGAGAAGCTAACTTTAGCTCTGATTCATGCTGCTCGAAGGCTACGCCGGTATTTCCAGGCGCATCCAATTCAAGTGTTGACAGATAAACCAATAAAACAAGTTTTAACAAGGCCGAAAGTCTCAGGAAGATTAGCAAAATGGGCAGTGGAGTTAGGAGAGCATGAAATAGAATTCAAACCAAGGAATTCAATCAAAGGACAAATATTGGCAGATTTCCTTGCGGAGGTTCTGACTGTTGAGACTAAGAATAAAAGAAAAGCTGAAAGCTGGGTAAAGGAGGAACAACCGGAGTTGCCGGAGGACGGCACAGTGTGGAAGCTTTTTACTGACGGAGCCTCCAGCGCAGACGGCTCCGGAGCAGGGCTCATTTTAACAAGCCCAGAAGGGCAAGAGTTTACTTATGCTCTACGCTTTGAATTTAAAGCCTCCAATAATGTCGCTAAATACGAAGCATTATTAGCAGGATTACGGATTGCTATACAAATGAAAGTAGAACACATTCATGCCTGCATAGATTCTCAGATAGTAGCATTCCAAGTAGACGGAACGTACGAAGCAAAAGAGCCTGCGATGAGAAAATACTTGGAAAAGGTAAGGCAGATAAGGCAAAAATTCAAAACCTTTAGAATACAGAATATAAGCAGGAGCCAGAACAAGATAGCAGATGCCTTGAGCAAGTTGGCTTCCACTTCTTTCGCCCATTTAACCAAAGAGGTCCTTGTGGAGACACTAAAAAAGAGCTCCATTGAAGAGGAATTGGTTGTTGCACCCATTGAAGAAGAAAAGCAAAATTGGATGACTCCAATCATTGAATATTTGACAAGTGGGCTTTTACCAGCAGACAAGGAAGAGGCCAGAAAGATCAGAATCAAAGCTCCACAGTACACTTTCCGAGAGGAAGGCCTCTACAGGAAATCATACATGGGACCATTGTTAAGATGTGTAGGCCCAAATCAAGCAAAAGCAATCATTCAGGAAATTCATCAGGGATGTTGCGGATCTCACGCCGGCCCAAGGATGGTAGTGGCTAAAATCACCAAAATGGGGTATTATTGGCCATCTATGCACAAAGACACTGTAAATGAAATTCAGCCCTGTGAGTCATGTCAAATCCATGCTACGGTTCCGAAAGCTCCGAAGAATGAATTGATCCCGGTAACATCTGCTTGGCCATTCTTAAAGTGGGGTATCGACATTGTCGGACCTTTTCCGCAGGCTCCGGAGAAATTAAAGTTTTTGGTCGTAGCTGTTGACTACTTCACGAAATGGGTTGAGGCTAAACCCCTAGTCACAATCTCAAGAAAACAGATAGAGAAATTTGTATGGGAACAAGTTGTAACAAGGTTCGGAATCCCACAAGTTATTGTAAGTGACAATGGAAAGCAATTCAGTCAAGGAATCTTCCCTCAATTTTGCAAAAATTTAGAGATCCAACAGAGCTTCACGTCCGTAGCCCATCCTCAAGCTAATGGACAGGTCGAAGCAATGaacaaacaattggtacatggAATCAAAACAAGGCTGGGAAGATGTCAAAATGGATGGTTGGACGAGCTTCATCAAGTTTTATGGGCATCAAGAACAACTCCAAAAACGAGTAACGGAGAGACTCCCTTCAGCCTAGTGTATGGCTCCGAAGCCATGATGCCAGCAGAAGCATGTGTACCAACCTTCCTCAGGTTtaatgatgaaaaagaaaatgaagatcaGCTCTGCCAAAATTTGAATCTATTGGAAGAAAGAGGGAGGTCGCCTTCATCAAAGAAGCAGCCTACAAGGCACAAGTGA